In Acinetobacter sp. C32I, one genomic interval encodes:
- a CDS encoding tyrosine-type recombinase/integrase has protein sequence MSANRVKLTKSFIDQLELIPAIYRDSELIGFAVRVNTSYKTYIVEKKVNGKSTRSTLGIHGQITLTQAMILAQEALLDMTIGINPIDKKKKKIADAKKILDIELSQPTLNEAYQIYIKQRTLKPRTLDDYNDVVNGYLKDWKNTKLKDITCTIIQEKHKELSVNSKAQANMCMRVFRAIYNFSIEHYLDDDEQPIIPPLNPVKTLTAKNSWNKIRRRSSYINEDKLPDWITAVLSFEDRGQQLETNKDFLITLILTGFRREECESLAWSSVDLKYGYITSIDPKNNEPHTLPMGNFLWEMMKKRRKQVTSEWVFPSAKSESGHITNISKVRAKINKSCGIQFTFHDLRRTYGTIAESLDYSKYTIKRLLNHKNEDQNDVTAAYVQISDKKLRAAMNEIEVIVLGKHRKILLNHNTKAIKLYTY, from the coding sequence ATGTCTGCAAACAGAGTAAAGCTCACTAAGTCATTTATTGATCAACTCGAATTAATTCCTGCGATTTATCGTGATAGTGAGTTAATTGGCTTTGCCGTGCGTGTAAACACCTCATATAAAACTTATATCGTTGAGAAAAAGGTTAATGGCAAGTCTACTCGGTCTACTCTGGGTATTCATGGACAAATAACCCTAACTCAAGCAATGATATTGGCTCAAGAAGCCCTCTTGGATATGACAATCGGTATAAACCCTATCGATAAGAAGAAAAAGAAGATTGCAGATGCTAAAAAAATTCTTGATATTGAACTGTCTCAGCCAACTTTAAATGAGGCATACCAGATATATATCAAACAACGCACATTAAAACCGCGTACCCTGGATGATTACAATGATGTGGTTAATGGCTACTTAAAAGACTGGAAAAATACGAAACTCAAAGACATTACATGTACGATAATTCAAGAAAAACATAAAGAGCTTTCAGTTAATAGTAAAGCCCAAGCCAATATGTGTATGCGTGTCTTTCGAGCTATTTATAACTTTTCGATAGAACACTATCTTGATGATGATGAACAACCCATCATTCCCCCACTGAATCCAGTTAAAACTTTAACGGCTAAAAACTCATGGAATAAGATTCGCAGACGTAGCTCATATATCAATGAAGATAAGTTACCAGATTGGATTACAGCTGTATTAAGCTTTGAAGATCGTGGCCAGCAGCTTGAGACTAACAAAGACTTTCTCATCACGTTAATACTAACTGGCTTTAGACGCGAAGAATGTGAGTCACTGGCATGGTCATCTGTAGACTTGAAATATGGCTACATCACTTCAATCGATCCAAAGAACAATGAACCCCACACCTTGCCAATGGGTAATTTTCTTTGGGAAATGATGAAGAAGCGTAGAAAGCAAGTTACATCAGAGTGGGTTTTCCCTTCTGCAAAATCTGAATCTGGCCACATTACGAACATTTCTAAGGTTCGAGCCAAAATCAATAAAAGCTGTGGCATCCAGTTTACTTTCCATGATCTACGCCGTACCTATGGTACGATTGCAGAGAGTCTGGACTATAGTAAATATACGATTAAAAGGCTTCTGAACCACAAGAATGAAGATCAAAATGATGTCACAGCAGCTTATGTTCAGATCAGTGATAAAAAGCTTCGAGCAGCTATGAACGAGATCGAGGTAATAGTTTTAGGTAAACATAGGAAAATACTTCTCAACCATAATACTAAAGCAATTAAACTATATACATATTAG
- a CDS encoding type 1 fimbrial protein, which translates to MYNNIYKSALLLSLMAFASAGYSASTIQMNGSIVEDTCSQQLQTNECQQLNLLRQKVETQSISLSDLSPSSQKNMMTEISFEQFPDQKNAVIIANYY; encoded by the coding sequence ATGTATAACAATATCTATAAATCTGCCCTACTTTTATCATTAATGGCATTTGCTTCGGCGGGTTATTCTGCAAGCACAATCCAAATGAATGGAAGTATTGTAGAGGATACATGCTCTCAGCAACTTCAAACCAATGAATGTCAGCAATTGAACCTGTTACGTCAAAAGGTTGAAACTCAATCTATTTCATTGAGCGATTTAAGTCCTTCATCTCAAAAGAATATGATGACTGAGATTAGCTTCGAGCAATTTCCAGATCAAAAGAATGCTGTCATCATTGCAAACTACTACTAG
- a CDS encoding DUF4882 family protein translates to MKKLSIFALSLALIGCGENQNSSQDNANTQSTATTSSNFSLRSFSQPQTCQYNFDATQQDYDALWNNQNSDYLVNLFPTINGQKFSLTVAPPYSSNSDPEYGTFNYLQYLATSKTRFYSAKDSPYFPHLQDGLGDFNLPKTGILALEMQLDIPAAPLSGGYYGEPGSSYISDINFNGITENGYVVRSGYNYMAGTADPDFGENPPSVLFMLGYPNSDETEYTSVAYYYSKMTDYQSKYHRLGVYINQNTKQVGFIVNGVDQGYQGTLPAPLKNIGFDIRSWVGSDKDGAFSDKLAGLEFSSELITDRNALQFSYPQGTTDICGNVI, encoded by the coding sequence ATGAAAAAACTGAGCATATTTGCACTTAGCCTGGCCCTAATTGGCTGTGGCGAAAATCAAAATAGTTCACAAGATAATGCCAATACTCAATCAACAGCAACAACATCCAGCAACTTTAGCTTACGTAGTTTTAGCCAACCACAAACTTGCCAATATAACTTCGATGCAACACAGCAAGATTATGATGCTTTATGGAACAATCAAAATTCAGACTATCTAGTCAATTTATTTCCTACAATCAATGGACAAAAGTTTAGCTTAACTGTTGCCCCTCCTTATTCTTCAAATAGCGATCCTGAATACGGTACTTTTAATTACTTACAATACTTAGCTACCAGTAAAACAAGGTTTTATTCAGCAAAAGATTCTCCTTACTTTCCACACTTGCAAGATGGTTTAGGAGATTTTAACTTACCAAAAACAGGAATTCTTGCACTGGAAATGCAGCTCGATATTCCTGCTGCTCCACTTAGCGGCGGCTATTATGGAGAACCGGGTTCATCTTATATCTCAGATATTAATTTTAATGGAATAACAGAAAATGGATATGTTGTAAGGTCAGGATATAATTACATGGCAGGTACTGCTGACCCTGACTTTGGTGAAAACCCACCATCCGTATTATTTATGCTTGGTTACCCAAATAGCGATGAGACTGAGTATACTTCAGTTGCTTATTACTACAGTAAAATGACCGACTATCAAAGCAAATATCATCGATTAGGTGTTTATATCAACCAAAATACCAAACAGGTCGGTTTTATTGTCAATGGAGTTGATCAGGGATACCAAGGAACACTCCCTGCCCCATTGAAAAATATTGGTTTTGATATTCGTAGCTGGGTTGGTTCGGATAAAGATGGTGCATTCTCAGACAAACTTGCAGGACTAGAGTTTTCATCTGAGCTGATCACTGACCGCAACGCTCTGCAATTCAGCTACCCTCAAGGTACAACAGACATCTGTGGCAATGTGATTTAA
- a CDS encoding fimbrial protein yields the protein MKKLLLSSALIAAGFGVNTAAQAACSTSSGFRTIDVSMQVGRVVVRPSDPVGKVLVKSLFEIRPDSRTTYTCNSSDMMVARLLQNYAISPLGDNIYSTNIPGIGIRLYREAFNATNFSGYYPYTRSVPSTRISLAEGYFVVEIVKTAENTGSGTLVPGVYSTYYAGNRSDRPFLTSTVYGNAITIASSSCEWRGAINKAVQLPTVMKSGFKGIGSTQGEQSFELNILCNGGENQTGYEEKNLISLTFDYQQEGNNTQVLKNLEPNSTKANGVGVQLVWNYQSKNQVIGLGDKLELGTVKSNQTVQYNVPLTARYYQTAANVTAGKVRAMATVTIQYD from the coding sequence ATGAAAAAATTACTTTTAAGCAGTGCTTTAATTGCAGCCGGCTTTGGTGTGAATACAGCAGCTCAAGCTGCATGTTCAACGAGCTCTGGCTTCAGAACAATTGATGTCTCCATGCAAGTTGGTCGTGTTGTTGTTCGACCAAGTGACCCTGTTGGTAAAGTCTTAGTTAAGTCGCTTTTTGAAATTCGTCCTGATTCTAGAACAACATATACTTGTAATAGTAGCGATATGATGGTCGCAAGATTACTACAAAATTATGCAATTAGCCCACTTGGCGATAATATCTATTCAACCAATATCCCAGGTATTGGAATTCGCCTTTATCGAGAAGCTTTTAACGCAACGAATTTCTCAGGATATTACCCTTACACTCGCTCTGTACCAAGTACTCGTATTAGCCTTGCCGAGGGCTATTTTGTTGTTGAGATTGTGAAAACAGCAGAAAATACAGGTTCAGGAACATTAGTGCCTGGCGTTTATAGTACCTATTATGCTGGAAACCGAAGCGATCGCCCCTTCTTAACCAGCACTGTTTACGGTAACGCGATTACGATTGCTTCTTCTTCTTGTGAATGGAGAGGTGCTATTAATAAGGCGGTACAACTTCCAACAGTCATGAAATCAGGCTTTAAAGGAATTGGTTCTACTCAAGGCGAGCAATCTTTTGAACTCAATATTCTCTGTAATGGTGGTGAAAACCAAACAGGTTATGAAGAAAAGAACCTGATTAGTTTAACCTTTGATTACCAACAAGAAGGTAATAACACTCAAGTTTTAAAAAATCTTGAACCAAACTCGACTAAAGCAAATGGTGTTGGCGTACAGCTTGTATGGAATTATCAAAGTAAAAACCAGGTTATTGGTCTAGGTGATAAGTTAGAACTAGGAACAGTTAAATCGAACCAAACAGTTCAATACAATGTTCCACTAACAGCTCGCTATTATCAAACTGCAGCCAATGTCACTGCAGGTAAAGTCCGCGCTATGGCTACTGTAACGATCCAATACGATTAA
- a CDS encoding fimbria/pilus outer membrane usher protein: MMSKKNATAKFLKRRICYYLTSGVITVTMPMAVYAIEEQTAEQAAPMEAEFDSVFLIGDAQKVDISRFKYGNPVLPGEYNVDVYINGNWFGKRRMMFRSAEQNKNAFTCFTSSSLLEYGVKQEVLVNRTESNAPNACYKIEEWIENAYYDFDTSRLRVDISIPQIALQKNAQGYVDPSIWDRGVNAGFLSYSGSAYKTFNRLNENKETTNAFMAITAGANIAGWQLRHNGQWQWQDGAQSELDSSNKKKSNYESTSTYLQRAFPQYRGVLTLGDSFTNGELFDSFGYRGLDFSSDDRMLPNSMLGYAPRIRGNAKTNAKVEVRQQGQLIYQTTVAPGSFEINDLYPTGFGGELEVSIIESNGEVQKLAVPYASVVQMLRPGLSRYSVTAGEFRDRDIDLTPWVTQGKYQRGLNNYLTGYTGFQLAEDYSALLLGAAVATPIGAVSFDVTQSNTDFDKQGLQSGQSFRLSYSKLISPTNTNLTLAAYRYSTENYYKLRDALLIRDLEDKGVNTFAVGKQRSEFQITLNQGLPEGWGNIYMVGSWNDYWNRNETTRQYQVGYSNNYQGLTYGLSATNREIQYGSNNQTRDTEYLMTLSFPINFRKSSANVNATASQNSRTVGMSGMVGDRFNYGASVSHQDRQNPSLNVNSRYRTNFATVGGSYSVADSYQQAMLSVSGSIVAHDKGILFGPEQGQTMVLVYAPDAAGAKVNNTVGLSVNKSGYAVIPYVTPYRLNDITLDPQEMSTNVELEETSQRIAPFAGAIAKVDFSTKKGYAIYINTKTATGGSLPFAAQVFNTKDESVGIVAQGSMVYLRTQEPKGDLYVKWGEEANEQCHFSYDVTAQLSNDQQSMIMTEAVCK; the protein is encoded by the coding sequence ATTATGTCAAAGAAAAATGCAACAGCTAAATTCTTGAAGCGTCGTATATGTTATTACCTTACTTCTGGGGTAATCACAGTAACGATGCCTATGGCTGTTTATGCAATAGAAGAACAGACAGCAGAACAAGCTGCACCAATGGAAGCAGAATTCGACTCTGTTTTTTTAATCGGTGACGCACAAAAAGTAGATATCTCTCGCTTCAAATATGGGAACCCTGTTTTACCGGGTGAATATAACGTCGACGTCTATATCAACGGTAACTGGTTCGGCAAAAGAAGAATGATGTTCCGTTCGGCGGAACAAAACAAAAATGCATTCACCTGCTTTACCTCAAGCTCATTACTGGAATACGGTGTAAAACAAGAAGTTCTGGTCAACCGCACTGAGTCGAATGCGCCAAATGCATGCTATAAAATCGAAGAATGGATTGAAAACGCCTATTACGATTTTGATACCTCACGCCTGCGTGTCGACATTTCGATTCCACAAATTGCGTTACAAAAAAATGCACAAGGCTATGTGGACCCAAGTATTTGGGATCGCGGTGTCAATGCTGGATTCCTATCTTATAGCGGTAGTGCTTATAAAACCTTTAACCGTTTAAATGAAAACAAAGAAACCACCAACGCTTTTATGGCGATTACTGCAGGTGCAAACATTGCGGGTTGGCAACTTCGCCATAATGGTCAGTGGCAATGGCAAGATGGCGCGCAAAGTGAATTAGATTCAAGCAATAAAAAGAAATCAAATTACGAGTCAACAAGTACTTACTTACAGCGTGCTTTTCCTCAATATCGTGGCGTTTTAACCTTAGGTGACAGCTTTACCAATGGTGAGTTATTTGATTCATTCGGTTACCGTGGTCTAGATTTTTCTAGCGATGACCGTATGCTCCCAAATAGTATGCTCGGCTATGCACCGCGTATTCGTGGTAATGCAAAAACCAATGCTAAAGTAGAAGTTCGTCAACAAGGTCAATTGATTTACCAAACCACGGTTGCACCAGGTAGTTTTGAAATCAATGACCTTTACCCTACAGGTTTTGGTGGTGAGCTTGAAGTTTCGATTATTGAATCGAATGGTGAAGTTCAGAAGCTTGCTGTTCCTTATGCATCTGTTGTGCAAATGTTGCGTCCAGGACTCAGCCGTTACTCAGTCACTGCGGGTGAATTCCGCGACCGTGATATTGATTTAACGCCGTGGGTCACACAAGGTAAATATCAACGTGGTCTGAATAACTATTTAACGGGTTATACAGGCTTCCAACTGGCTGAAGACTATAGTGCTTTACTATTAGGTGCTGCTGTTGCAACACCGATTGGTGCTGTGTCATTTGACGTTACTCAATCAAATACCGACTTTGACAAGCAAGGCTTACAGTCTGGACAAAGTTTCCGTCTAAGTTATAGCAAACTGATTTCACCGACCAATACCAACTTAACGTTGGCAGCATATCGTTATTCGACTGAAAACTATTATAAGTTGCGTGATGCCCTGCTCATTCGTGATCTTGAAGATAAAGGCGTCAATACCTTTGCTGTAGGTAAACAACGTAGTGAATTCCAGATCACTTTGAACCAAGGTTTACCTGAGGGTTGGGGTAATATTTATATGGTGGGTTCGTGGAACGATTATTGGAACCGTAATGAAACGACTCGCCAATATCAGGTCGGTTACAGCAATAACTATCAAGGCTTAACTTATGGCCTTTCTGCGACCAACCGAGAAATCCAATACGGCTCAAATAACCAGACTCGTGATACAGAATATTTGATGACCCTCTCTTTCCCAATTAATTTCAGAAAGAGCTCTGCGAACGTCAATGCAACTGCCTCTCAAAACAGCCGTACTGTTGGTATGAGTGGTATGGTTGGTGATCGTTTCAATTATGGTGCATCTGTATCTCACCAAGATAGACAGAATCCGAGTCTTAACGTTAATAGTCGCTATCGCACGAACTTTGCAACTGTTGGTGGTTCGTATAGTGTCGCTGATTCATATCAACAGGCGATGCTCAGTGTCAGCGGTAGTATTGTTGCGCATGATAAAGGTATCCTGTTTGGTCCAGAACAAGGTCAAACCATGGTACTGGTCTATGCACCAGATGCAGCAGGTGCCAAAGTCAACAATACCGTTGGCCTCAGTGTGAATAAATCTGGTTATGCTGTGATTCCTTATGTAACACCATACCGTTTAAATGACATCACACTTGACCCACAAGAAATGTCGACCAATGTTGAATTAGAAGAAACCAGCCAACGTATTGCACCGTTTGCGGGTGCGATTGCTAAAGTTGATTTCTCAACCAAAAAAGGTTATGCCATCTATATCAACACCAAAACAGCAACGGGTGGCAGCTTGCCGTTTGCAGCACAAGTGTTTAATACCAAAGATGAATCAGTTGGTATTGTTGCTCAAGGTAGTATGGTGTATTTACGTACGCAAGAGCCAAAAGGTGATTTGTATGTAAAATGGGGCGAAGAAGCTAATGAACAGTGCCACTTCAGTTATGATGTTACAGCACAACTTTCTAACGATCAGCAAAGCATGATCATGACTGAGGCCGTATGCAAATGA
- a CDS encoding fimbria/pilus periplasmic chaperone, with protein sequence MALNGYNFLLGLTMSSALIASQTHAEIILHGTRVIYPSDAREVTLQVSNNGSKPSLVQAWIDEGDAKSTPDQSKVPFMITPPISRVDPTKSQSLRITALPNAAQLDQKQETVFWLNVLDIPPRPTANSKDAIPDNFLQLAIRSRIKFFYRPASIKTDANLAGEKLQWAKSGQTLIVKNPTPFHVTMTAVYQQNAGKPVDLLPKGLMLSPFSEDKIQLKTGNTEKLSYVSINDYGGRIEHQIKLQ encoded by the coding sequence ATGGCACTGAACGGTTACAATTTTTTGCTTGGTTTAACGATGTCATCAGCATTAATCGCAAGTCAGACACATGCAGAAATTATCTTGCATGGTACTCGCGTTATTTATCCATCTGATGCTCGTGAAGTAACTTTGCAAGTGAGTAACAATGGTTCTAAACCATCTCTGGTTCAGGCATGGATTGATGAAGGTGATGCTAAAAGTACACCCGACCAGTCTAAAGTTCCATTCATGATTACCCCGCCGATTTCGCGTGTAGATCCAACGAAGAGTCAATCACTTCGTATTACTGCATTACCAAATGCAGCTCAGTTAGATCAAAAACAAGAAACTGTTTTTTGGCTGAACGTTTTGGATATTCCACCAAGACCAACAGCAAATAGTAAAGACGCTATTCCTGATAATTTTTTACAGCTTGCAATCCGTTCACGCATTAAATTCTTCTATCGTCCAGCAAGCATTAAAACTGATGCCAATCTCGCTGGTGAAAAATTGCAATGGGCGAAAAGCGGACAAACATTGATTGTAAAAAATCCAACACCGTTTCACGTCACTATGACTGCGGTGTACCAGCAAAATGCAGGAAAGCCAGTTGACCTATTACCTAAGGGTTTAATGCTCTCACCTTTTTCAGAGGACAAAATCCAATTGAAAACAGGTAATACCGAGAAGTTGAGCTATGTAAGCATCAATGATTACGGTGGTCGTATCGAACACCAAATCAAGCTTCAATAA
- a CDS encoding fimbrial protein, which produces MKKLALIAALSVVGIANAQAADGTITINGLVTDKTCDIVTPAGKDFTVTLPTVSKQTLANAGDVAGRTPFQINLGNCSEGKVATYFEPGATVDFNTGRLLNQNAGGAKNVDVQLLGNNNQVIPVLAAGSNGAQANSQWVDVVEGGTADLNYYAEYYATGASTAGEVNTSVQYTIIYQ; this is translated from the coding sequence ATGAAAAAACTTGCTTTGATCGCTGCTCTTTCAGTTGTAGGTATTGCTAACGCTCAAGCTGCTGACGGAACGATTACAATTAATGGTCTAGTAACAGACAAAACTTGTGACATCGTGACTCCAGCTGGTAAAGACTTTACTGTAACGCTTCCAACTGTATCTAAACAAACTCTTGCTAACGCAGGTGATGTAGCTGGTCGTACTCCATTCCAAATCAACTTAGGTAACTGTTCAGAAGGTAAAGTTGCAACTTACTTCGAACCAGGTGCTACTGTTGATTTCAACACTGGTCGTTTACTTAACCAAAACGCTGGTGGTGCTAAAAACGTTGATGTTCAATTATTAGGTAACAACAACCAAGTAATCCCAGTTCTTGCTGCTGGTAGCAACGGTGCTCAAGCGAACTCTCAATGGGTTGACGTTGTAGAAGGCGGTACTGCTGACCTTAACTACTATGCTGAATACTATGCAACTGGCGCTTCTACTGCTGGTGAAGTAAACACTTCAGTTCAGTACACTATTATTTATCAATAA
- the bioB gene encoding biotin synthase BioB, protein MTLRNDWTRDEIQALYDQPFLDLVFQAQGVHRQHFQANTIQVSTLLSIKTGKCPEDCKYCSQSARYDSKLEAEKRIAVDKVIREALAAKESGSSRFCMGAAWRNPHERDMPYVLEMVREVKALGLETCMTLGMLNQSQAERLKDAGLDYYNHNLDTSREYYSHIISTRTFDDRLDTLDHVRQAGMKVCSGGIVGLGESRNDRIGLLHELATMPVHPESVPINMLVPIEGTPLANVEKLDVTEWIRTIAVARIIMPHSYIRLSAGRESLSDSDQALAFMAGANSLFSGEKLLTTPNAGEGKDQALFAKLGLTAEKPKPTVAELSVDAMSA, encoded by the coding sequence ATGACTTTACGTAATGACTGGACTCGTGATGAAATCCAAGCTTTATATGACCAACCTTTTCTAGACTTAGTATTTCAAGCACAAGGCGTTCATCGTCAGCATTTCCAAGCAAATACGATTCAGGTCAGCACCCTACTTTCAATCAAAACAGGGAAATGTCCTGAAGACTGTAAGTATTGCTCGCAATCTGCTCGTTACGACTCTAAGTTAGAAGCAGAAAAGCGTATTGCCGTTGATAAAGTTATTCGTGAAGCACTTGCAGCAAAAGAATCTGGCTCATCCCGTTTCTGTATGGGTGCCGCGTGGCGTAACCCGCATGAACGTGATATGCCTTATGTTCTCGAAATGGTACGTGAAGTGAAAGCATTAGGCTTAGAAACTTGTATGACTTTAGGGATGTTGAATCAATCTCAAGCGGAACGCTTAAAAGATGCAGGTCTAGACTATTACAACCACAACCTAGACACTTCTCGTGAATATTATTCACATATCATTAGTACGCGTACTTTTGACGACCGCTTGGATACTTTAGATCATGTTCGCCAAGCGGGTATGAAAGTATGTAGTGGTGGTATTGTGGGTTTAGGTGAAAGCCGTAATGACCGTATCGGCTTATTACATGAACTTGCAACCATGCCAGTACATCCAGAATCAGTGCCGATTAACATGCTGGTTCCGATTGAAGGTACGCCATTGGCGAATGTTGAAAAATTAGATGTAACTGAGTGGATTCGTACCATTGCTGTTGCGCGTATCATTATGCCGCATAGCTATATTCGCCTTTCAGCGGGTCGCGAGTCATTAAGTGACTCAGACCAAGCACTTGCTTTTATGGCGGGTGCGAATTCACTCTTCTCTGGTGAAAAACTCCTTACCACCCCAAATGCGGGTGAAGGCAAAGATCAGGCCTTGTTTGCCAAATTAGGTTTAACTGCAGAAAAACCAAAACCGACGGTTGCAGAACTCTCTGTCGATGCCATGAGTGCATAA
- the queG gene encoding tRNA epoxyqueuosine(34) reductase QueG, giving the protein MASSTPSQTQSQKMPDKIKLQQLDPQALKDWIKAQALDLGFADCVIAKPDAQDQMPRFKEYLERGYHADMHYLEENLDKRADPTLLVPGTKSIICVRMNYLVASPKPRYVPFEPNSAIIARYARGRDYHKVMRGRLKTLATRIKEKVGDFESRPFADSAPIFEKSLAESAGMGWTGKHTLLIHKKSGSFFVLGELFTSLDLPFDQPASAHCGSCTACIDICPTQAIVEPYMLDARKCIAYLTIEYKGIIPEELRSGIGNRIFGCDDCQLICPWNSFAKKASIPDFDPRHSLDDISLLEIWQWDEATFLANTEGSPIRRTGYQSFKRNIAIGLGNAPYSAEIVTQLQDAKTLHDEIVNVHIDWAIQQQLQQINVH; this is encoded by the coding sequence ATGGCTTCAAGCACACCATCTCAAACACAGTCTCAGAAAATGCCTGATAAAATCAAGTTACAACAGCTTGACCCGCAAGCATTAAAAGACTGGATCAAAGCACAGGCATTAGACTTGGGCTTTGCTGATTGTGTCATTGCCAAACCAGATGCTCAAGATCAAATGCCACGTTTTAAAGAATATTTAGAACGTGGTTATCATGCAGATATGCACTATTTAGAAGAAAACTTAGACAAGCGTGCCGATCCAACCTTGCTCGTTCCTGGTACAAAAAGCATTATTTGTGTGCGCATGAACTATCTTGTGGCATCACCCAAGCCCCGTTATGTACCATTTGAACCAAATTCTGCCATTATTGCGCGTTATGCACGTGGCCGTGATTACCATAAAGTCATGCGTGGACGTCTAAAGACGTTAGCGACCCGCATTAAAGAAAAAGTCGGCGATTTTGAGTCACGTCCCTTTGCGGATTCAGCCCCTATTTTTGAAAAATCTTTGGCTGAAAGTGCTGGTATGGGATGGACGGGTAAGCACACCTTATTGATTCATAAAAAATCAGGTTCTTTTTTTGTGTTGGGTGAATTGTTTACGTCACTTGACTTGCCCTTCGATCAACCTGCCAGTGCACATTGTGGCTCATGTACCGCTTGTATTGATATTTGCCCAACACAGGCGATTGTTGAACCGTATATGCTGGATGCCAGAAAGTGTATTGCTTATTTAACCATTGAATATAAAGGCATCATACCTGAAGAATTACGCTCAGGTATTGGCAACCGTATCTTTGGCTGTGATGATTGCCAATTGATTTGCCCTTGGAATAGCTTTGCTAAAAAAGCGTCTATTCCAGATTTTGATCCAAGACATAGCTTAGATGACATCAGCTTATTAGAGATTTGGCAATGGGATGAAGCAACGTTCTTAGCCAATACAGAAGGCAGCCCAATCCGCCGTACAGGCTACCAATCCTTTAAGCGTAATATTGCAATCGGTCTAGGAAATGCTCCATACTCAGCCGAGATCGTGACGCAATTGCAAGATGCAAAAACGCTGCACGATGAGATCGTCAATGTACATATTGATTGGGCAATTCAACAGCAATTGCAGCAAATAAACGTACACTGA